The following nucleotide sequence is from Portunus trituberculatus isolate SZX2019 chromosome 6, ASM1759143v1, whole genome shotgun sequence.
CTGGCAATATCACTCCTTCTCTTGAAACACTTGCCACAATCATCACACTTGTAGTCCCTCAGGCCAGTGTGTACGACGGTGTGTTCATTGAGACGAGAAATGGTAAGAAATCTTTTCCCACATTCATCACACTCATAAttcttaacaccactgtgtatcaggctgtgtgtggtgagattaCTCTTTAGGGAaaatttcttgccacactcaccacactcataattcttaacaccactgtgtgttaGGCTGTGTTGGGTGAGGGAAGACTTTTGGGTaaatttcttgccacactcaccacactcataattcttaacaccactgtgtgtcaggctatGTGTGGTGAGGCTACTCTTTTGGGAaaatttcttgccacactcaccacactcataattcttaataccactgtgtgtcaggctgtgtgagGTGAGATTACTCTTTTGGGAaaatttcttgccacactcaccacacttataattcctaacaccactgtgtgtcaggctgtgtctGGTAAGGGAAACCTTGTAGGTaaatttcttgccacactcaccacactcataattcttaacaccactgtgtgtcaggctgtgtgtggtaAGGGAAGACTTGTGGGTaaatttcttgccacactcaccacactcataattcttaacaccactgtgtgtcaggctgtgtgtggtgagggaagacTTTAGGGaaaatttcttcccacactcaccacactcataattcttaacaccactgtgtgtcaggctgtgtgtaGTGAGGTTACCCTTTTCAAAAAATTTCTtgccacattcaccacactcataattcttaacaccactgtgtgtcagacTATGTTGGGTGAGGGAAGACTTTTGGGAaaatttcttgccacactcaccacactcataattcttaacaccattgtgtgtcaggctgtgtctGGTGAGGTGAGACTTTTGGGAaaatttcttgccacactcaccacactcataattcttaacaccactgtgtgtcaggatgTGATTGGTGAGGCTACTCTTTTGTGaaaatttcttcccacactcaccacactcataattcttaACACCAATATGTGTCAGGCTGTGTCTGGTGAAGTTACTCTTTAGGGAaaatttcttgccacactcaccacactcataattcttaacactactgtgtgtcaggctgtgtttggtgagggaagactcataatttctaacacctcTGTGTCTCACATCTGAGGCtaactgctgctgccgctgctgctggtgctgccggCCCTCCATGGTGCTACCCACCTCATGGTACATCCCTGGAAGAGTGCATCACCTTAGCGCAAGGTCAGGTCAGTGCTGGGTTAGGCATTGGTGTGGgtaaggaagggtgagggaagggtttGGTTTGGGGGTGGACGGCTGCCGTGCTCTGTTTTGCCAGCATGGCCAAGAGGCTGAGGCATGGCGGCCGGCACCACTTGCACCGTAGGAACAAAATGGCGGGGCTGAAGCATGTGCATCGTCATGCATGGCTTTCCACCGTGTGTGTCTCATGAAGTCTCAAGGAACAAGGGCACACACTTGCACACTGAGAGGGAGGCCAAGATCACAATGAGGCAGACAATAAGTTAGGCAGGGCTTACGTTAAGcaaaggtaaggttaggatatTGGGAGGGGGGGGTTGCATTAAGCaaatgtaaggttaggttagctggACCTTATAATGAGCTTCAAAGAATACATTCAATGGCCATAAGTCAGGAATGACTTCTGCACAACATTTCACTATCCTTGTCGTGATAATCGCATAAGCCTGAACAATCACAACACAAGGAAGAGTTTTATATCTAAATACTGTAGAAGCAGGGAGACCACTACCATGGGGGATTTTAACCTGCCACACTGCACATGGACCAGTCATGGCTCTGCCCTCTGCTCAGGCAGCAAGGAAcacagggagagggaaacagCTACACCACTTCatcaaggagagaagaggagggccATTCATACCAGAAcaaggtgaagaggagaggagaggaaggccaCTGAAACCATTAAATGTAACAGCACATTGCTGTCTTCCATTACACCAAGAAGGCAGCCACCTTAGGGACTAGAATAGGACCCTTGGCAACTGCACCACTACTCTGCAGACAGACTCTCCAGCCACAGTATGTCAAGGCGTGAGCCACTCCTGCATCTACACCTGTTTCCTTACCATCCCCATCATTAAAATACACTGTCATTATAATGCAAACATCAGGGGGCTGGAGACTCAATACAGTGTGTCCCATGAGTTATGGCACACACTCTGGGATATGACAGTTCAAGTCATTCAGAGTTGAAAATCATCTGTGTTTGCATGTTTAAGCTTAGTTCAGGCACAGAGAGTTGGACAAGTTCCTGACAAGACTCCTCAGGTGCCACACCAGCCAGTACTccatcccacaccaccaccaccaccaccacctcaggatCCATCAGGAAACActcttatcctcttcagtacaatgccacattttcatatttactctgcttactatttgttgattctaTACAAATTtaaaaacttatatggggattaaaattgtgaagactgacTTAAtcctcagacctccatagacccttcctaatgaaaatgaaatggtctaatggcacacgaatctcaaggtaaaaatgtatcctacaactgaagggattagaatagtgaagactatggccattaaacttctgacctccataaatcctttctaatgtacataaaattgttgaatcgtacccaaaactcatggtaaaaatgtgtctcagtactgaatgggttaagtggTATAGAAACCCAACCTCACCTTAGCTAATAACACCTCTAACAAAGTAAAGGTATTGTGGCATTCCTTTGCCTGGCACACTCACACATGAGGGACAgtgagacagtgacagtgacagtgcggGGCTGATCATTGACGCTGCACTGTCTCAGgaacaaacactcaaacacactcactcgcaCTTCTCCAGGCACTGAGTGACAGAAATAAGAAGTATAATAAGGTGACTGGGAGACTTTAACTTCCGTTTAAAAATAACAAAGCAACGCTCGCCGCCACCGCCGTCTCCACCATCAaagtattttcagttttttttgtgtgattttgttgatttacaATCTGTTTTGCAATGAACATTACTCGATTTAATGCTCACCCACCCAATTCCCATATGTCCCCCAAGATGGCTGGGAATGAAAGGCAGGCCTAagctggatttaaaaaaaaaaagtgttaactGGAAAAATATTACTTTGCGACAGGAATGATATACACcaatcaattcactacatttctcaccCGAAAAACACAAGCCACACCAGATTCCATGGATGGATAAATTGCAAACTGATCAGATAAACACTAAGAAGAGTTGCGCAGCACGATTTCCTGGTTCTTCTATTTATTAAATTAAtaaatttatttgtatttgtggAGGCGGGTGTGCAAGAACCAACTACTCCTGCTTATCTCCACAAAGAACAGTGAgccggaccaccaccaccaccaccacagtacttCCTGAGGGGTGTGAGCCGCGAGGGTAcctctgtgtggtgtgtggccagcagacacagacaggcggtggcggtggtggagacaaggaagcTGTTGCTGACTTGCTGTGTGAGTATGTCCCAGCTGGAGCTGTCACTGCGTTATATAttaccaaggaatatacagagaggaagctTTGGTTTGAGTTAAAGTTTGAAGGATAGCGACGGTTCTGctatctgttggaagcgagtactttcatagaaaacgttgttaggagtaacttaaaatttctacCTTGCTTCATCACGGCCCCCccaccccctatttttccctgcattctctcgtggttatgaacttataaggcaaataaaacatgttatatatatatatatatatatatatatatatatatatatatatatatatatatatatatatatatatatatatatatatatatatatatatatatatatatatatatatatatatatatatatatatatatgcgttttctgcccgcctccgcctgggccacaccatactccttacttgcatcgcaTACGTCGACTGTCTCGTAATCACTTCTACctttggtgtaggactacccctgaggccatggaacatttcctgcatcATTGCctacgcctcctctctcaacatactgcatttcgctcccggctctccgccctggccatcacaacactcaacctgccctccctcctggcggcctcaggcgtccaccgctcctggcaacctgctgtccttcgccttatttgtgccttcttgaggaagaccggccagctaccacgcctgtgatacccacacaggactaccccagagctcataaggatccatagattttcgtggcctcttttgaatccttatgagctCTGGGTAtgagtatgttgagagaggaggcgtgggcaatgatgcaggaaatgttccatggcctcaggggtagtcctacaccaaagGTAGAAGTGATTACGAGACAGTCGACGTAtgcgatgcaagtaaggagtatggtgtggcccaggcggaggcgggcagaaaacgcatatatatatatatatatatatatatatatatatatatatatatatatatatatatatatatatatatatatatatatatatatatatatatatacacacacacacacacacacacactcacacacaaaaagcGATTGGTTCTCTGCACTTCACTTCActggttcatttttttctttcgggTACTGGTAGTTCCTGTAGCGACTTCAGCACAGCATACCCTTGATTGATCCCACGAAGCGATCTCCGTCGTGGATGTAGACACCAGTCAGCACCTCTTCACAACTTTCCCCGTCCGTTTTTCTTGCCTCAACCTCGTGATGGTGGGTGACTCGCAGAGGGCAATTGATAGCGTAGTTGTTCGTCTGTGCTTCGGTACCTTCGGCGGATCGAGTGTTGGTGTTGCGGCTTTAGGCCTTGGCCGCCGTTTTTTCTTGGTTTCCCAGCCGTCGTCTTCTTCCTGCTTGCCGGAGGGAGGCTGGGGGTCGGAGGGTTGATTTGGCTTGATGGGCTGGGGCGTAGGTGCCTCCCCTTCACTTCTGCTTCCCAGGACGTccacttcctcactctcctcctcgtcgtcttcatcttctcccGCCACATCGTCGTACGACTCCTCCTTGTTCCTGGGCTTCTCCTCCTTCGGgtctggttttctctctctgctggactgttgttgttgttccggtCATCCTTTTTCACTTCCACTACTCTGGTCGCGCGCTAGTTTGTGTTCTCCCGGGCTGAGTGCAACGCTGTGGTGTTTGTGTCTGACGCCTGGGTGGGGCGAGTGCCAGTAGAGGTATATGGATGGCAGGGAGATCGTTGTGTTGCAGCAAGATAGGGATAAGGCTTTGCAGATGACGGTGATCTGCTCCTGCAATGGCCTTAGCAGTGTACACGCAAGCGAAGATTTTCACCTCCAAGAGTTCTGGAGCCTCGGTGGTACTGCGCGAGTGCGCGTGCACCTCTGAGTGGGGTGAAGTGGTGTATTTTTCCTCACCACGTGTCTCACTTCGGGTCCCTTTTCTCCGTGGTAGATGTTGAAGACGACCTCGTCATCTTTTCTTGGAGGATTCTTCATTAGGGACCGTGTGAGACCAGAGATGTGGACAAATATGTCTTTCCGCGTCTGTTGGTTCTCAATGAAGCCATAGCCCGCCTTGACGTACCATTTTACTCGTCCGGGAAGGTGGTCTGCCAGACGAGTGGTTTCGTCGTGGTACGAAGGTCTAGCTGGAGCCATAACGGAGGTGCATTGTGTCACACCGTGCctctgtgtggtgtggtctgtcGTGTGGCTTTAACGTCATCCCAGATGACGAGGTCCCCGATACATCCTTATTTATGTGACCCGCTCTCGCTGCAAAtgaagaaggctggtgagatcatatcttccttacaagctaaaagaaccacctgaactcgtgactctgcagtggataaaatggaaagccttgtggaaatgtggtacataagttttgtatgcgccttgtttacattccacaggttgccggttattgtctttcctgctccactctccctcccttcataaatttaagatcatcaacattataaagttacatacatacatacattagtgtacattataatgactcagtcttaaattaaactgcttaaatgtttaacttcataatttttactttcattaaaccttttcccgtactatgatgcactctcgctttgtttactctcaaaggaagctcaagtca
It contains:
- the LOC123518790 gene encoding zinc finger protein 347-like, yielding MYHEVGSTMEGRQHQQQRQQQLASDVRHRGVRNYESSLTKHSLTHSSVKNYECGECGKKFSLKSNFTRHSLTHIGVKNYECGECGKKFSQKSSLTNHILTHSGVKNYECGECGKKFSQKSHLTRHSLTHNGVKNYECGECGKKFSQKSSLTQHSLTHSGVKNYECGECGKKFFEKGNLTTHSLTHSGVKNYECGECGKKFSLKSSLTTHSLTHSGVKNYECGECGKKFTHKSSLTTHSLTHSGVKNYECGECGKKFTYKVSLTRHSLTHSGVRNYKCGECGKKFSQKSNLTSHSLTHSGIKNYECGECGKKFSQKSSLTTHSLTHSGVKNYECGECGKKFTQKSSLTQHSLTHSGVKNYECGECGKKFSLKSNLTTHSLIHSGVKNYECDECGKRFLTISRLNEHTVVHTGLRDYKCDDCGKCFKRRSDIARHVKVHF